A genomic stretch from Brachyhypopomus gauderio isolate BG-103 unplaced genomic scaffold, BGAUD_0.2 sc37, whole genome shotgun sequence includes:
- the LOC143485687 gene encoding uncharacterized protein LOC143485687 isoform X4: MGCIYSCMKKKNKEGMNSEVKKKKKQRWWRHIESSSLTQVTDTQSLNVSSSSISCSSSSEGHLTRSNNKLPTEPKNTEGIVPGQSSESFMILSLCIVCFSQRHLLQGFVLSIGAADKDVCSVPMDRFPAVVVEGDFRVQNLQHLLPHIVSSERVTESGQGEGQGHAPTVSAGRDTEIRQLGFPNIGNTCYMNATLQCLLSLSCFWSPIRAQCSSWTDPSSCQMLRCFADLQQGRLTSRSSSKKKKLLRALNACISVRCPAFGEDYEQDAHEFLMMCLLQLKEEGETLRVSSFSYICPVANFEFHLKSVRTCSSCGLQSSRVEDFNHLSVNLSSTLTDSLHNYFKSTVLEFKCECGQGTEACEVVEFFTLPRTWLATPYRRNQNSRRAPKLVKHMQCQDGVPGTRRYVSRNFKLCGPAGSLLVLAVISLKSGSSDALGTSIIGQGMSVGSLPHSFTRPRGPFVLCPCLN, from the exons aaaaagaacaaagagggtATGAATAGTGaagttaaaaagaagaaaaagcaaaGATGGTGGAGACATATAGAGTCATCCTCCCTGACACAAGTAACTGACACTCAGTCCTTGAAtgtcagctcctcctccatctcttgctcctcttcctctgagggACACTTAACCAG GTCCAACAACAAACTCCCTACTGAACCCAAGAACACGGAAGGGATTGTTCCTGGTCAGAGCTCAGAATCTTTTATGATTTTGTCCCTTTGCATAgtatgttttagtcaaagacacTTACTCCAAGGTTTTGTTCTCTCCATAGGGGCTGCTGATAAAGATGTGTGCTCCGTGCCCATGGATAG ATTTCCGGCTGTTGTGGTAGAGGGAGACTTTCGTGTGCAGAATTTGCAGCACCTGTTACCGCACATCGTCAGTAGTGAAAGGGTGACTGAGAGTGGCCAGGGTGAGGgccaaggacacgcccccactgtTTCTGctggcagagacacagagatccGACAGCTCGG GTTTCCCAACATTGGGAATACATGTTATATGAACGCCACTCTGCAGTGTCTTCTgagtctctcctgcttctggagccccatcagagctcagtgctccagctggacggatccatccagctgccagatgctcaG atgttttgcagatctacagcaaggcaggctcactagtcgtagctcttcaaagaagaagaagctcctgagagccctgaatgcctgtatttcagtcagatgccctgcgtttggagaggactacgaacag gatgctcatgagttcctgatgatgtgtttgcttcagctgaaggaggagggagagacactcagggtttcctccttctcttacatctgccctgtggcaaattttgagtttcacctcaaatctgtgcgcacctgcagcag ctgtggactgcagagctccagagtggaggacttcaaccacctctctgttaacctgagctctaccttgactgacagcctacacaattacttcaag TCAACGGTTTtggagttcaaatgtgaatgtggTCAAGGCACCGAGGCATGTGAAGTGGTGGAGTTCTTCACACTCCCACG GACTTGGCTCGCCACTCCTTACCGGAGAAATCAGAACTCAAGAAGGGCACCAAAGCTCGTTAAACACATGCAATGTCAAGATGGGGTTCCAGGAACTCGTCGATATGTCTCTCGTAACTTCAAATTATGTG GTCCTGCAGGTTCGTTACTGGTGCTTGCTGTCATTTCGCTAAAATCAGGATCTTCAGACGCTCTGGGGACATCAATCATCGGACAAG
- the LOC143485687 gene encoding uncharacterized protein LOC143485687 isoform X5 has product MGCIYSCMKKKNKEGMNSEVKKKKKQRWWRHIESSSLTQVTDTQSLNVSSSSISCSSSSEGHLTRSNNKLPTEPKNTEGIVPGQSSESFMILSLCIVCFSQRHLLQGFVLSIGAADKDVCSVPMDRFPAVVVEGDFRVQNLQHLLPHIVSSERVTESGQGEGQGHAPTVSAGRDTEIRQLGFPNIGNTCYMNATLQCLLSLSCFWSPIRAQCSSWTDPSSCQMLRCFADLQQGRLTSRSSSKKKKLLRALNACISVRCPAFGEDYEQDAHEFLMMCLLQLKEEGETLRVSSFSYICPVANFEFHLKSVRTCSSCGLQSSRVEDFNHLSVNLSSTLTDSLHNYFKSTVLEFKCECGQGTEACEVVEFFTLPRTWLATPYRRNQNSRRAPKLVKHMQCQDGVPGTRRYVSRNFKLCGPAGSLLVLAVISLKSGSSDALGTSIIGQGK; this is encoded by the exons aaaaagaacaaagagggtATGAATAGTGaagttaaaaagaagaaaaagcaaaGATGGTGGAGACATATAGAGTCATCCTCCCTGACACAAGTAACTGACACTCAGTCCTTGAAtgtcagctcctcctccatctcttgctcctcttcctctgagggACACTTAACCAG GTCCAACAACAAACTCCCTACTGAACCCAAGAACACGGAAGGGATTGTTCCTGGTCAGAGCTCAGAATCTTTTATGATTTTGTCCCTTTGCATAgtatgttttagtcaaagacacTTACTCCAAGGTTTTGTTCTCTCCATAGGGGCTGCTGATAAAGATGTGTGCTCCGTGCCCATGGATAG ATTTCCGGCTGTTGTGGTAGAGGGAGACTTTCGTGTGCAGAATTTGCAGCACCTGTTACCGCACATCGTCAGTAGTGAAAGGGTGACTGAGAGTGGCCAGGGTGAGGgccaaggacacgcccccactgtTTCTGctggcagagacacagagatccGACAGCTCGG GTTTCCCAACATTGGGAATACATGTTATATGAACGCCACTCTGCAGTGTCTTCTgagtctctcctgcttctggagccccatcagagctcagtgctccagctggacggatccatccagctgccagatgctcaG atgttttgcagatctacagcaaggcaggctcactagtcgtagctcttcaaagaagaagaagctcctgagagccctgaatgcctgtatttcagtcagatgccctgcgtttggagaggactacgaacag gatgctcatgagttcctgatgatgtgtttgcttcagctgaaggaggagggagagacactcagggtttcctccttctcttacatctgccctgtggcaaattttgagtttcacctcaaatctgtgcgcacctgcagcag ctgtggactgcagagctccagagtggaggacttcaaccacctctctgttaacctgagctctaccttgactgacagcctacacaattacttcaag TCAACGGTTTtggagttcaaatgtgaatgtggTCAAGGCACCGAGGCATGTGAAGTGGTGGAGTTCTTCACACTCCCACG GACTTGGCTCGCCACTCCTTACCGGAGAAATCAGAACTCAAGAAGGGCACCAAAGCTCGTTAAACACATGCAATGTCAAGATGGGGTTCCAGGAACTCGTCGATATGTCTCTCGTAACTTCAAATTATGTG GTCCTGCAGGTTCGTTACTGGTGCTTGCTGTCATTTCGCTAAAATCAGGATCTTCAGACGCTCTGGGGACATCAATCATCGGACAAGGTAAGTAA